gcattcattctcttcctgtctataagagctagttaCTCGTAATAACTCTTCccccattctgcatcgtcgagctctgcttcctgtatgatatttgaggaaggaatttctacctcagcgggtatGACTGCTTctataccatataccaacatgtggggagttgccccagttgatgtgcggactgtggtgcagtatcccaataaagcaaatgagagcttctcgtgccactgcttatgcttctctatcattttccttagaatcttcttgatattcttgttggcaacttctacggctccgttcatctgaggtctgtaagttgtagaattcttgtgtttgattttgaaggtttcacacgtggatttcatcaaatcactgttgaggttagagccattatcagtaatgattgactctggaaatCCAAACCGACACatgatgcggtcgcggacaaagtctgccacaactttcttagtcactgcttagTATGATGcttcttcaacccatttggtgaaataatcaattgccactagaatgaacttgtgcccgtttgatgtggtgggctcgataggtccgatgacatccattccctaaGCGCCAAACGGCCacggcgagcttgttgcattaagctcatttgggggcacctttatcatgtctgcatgtatctgtcAGCGATGgaactttcggacatactggacgcagtccgtttccatagtcatccaaaaataaccagcctGGATCATCTTCTTGGCTAAggcaaaaccgttcatatgtggaccgcaggtcccaacatggatttcctctagtagcctggatgcttcccttgcgccgacacaccttaataatcccaaatcaggagtcctcctatataggattcctctgctgtgaaagaaattgttagataacctccaaagtgtgcgcttctgagtgggATTTGCGAGCTCTAGGTATTCTCCTTTtaccaagtattccttgatatcatgaattCAAGGTTTTCCGTCCGCTTCTTCCttgacatgagcacagtaagctggttGATCATGAATCTTCAACGGAATAGGATCTAtgaagttcttatctggatgctgaatcatagatgatagggtagccaatgcatcggcaaactcattctggactctgggaacatgacaaaactctgtctttgtgaacctcttcctcaactcctgtacatgatgcaaatacgggagtatcttagagttcttagttgcccattcttctcggacctgatgtataagcaagtctgaatccccgatcactagcaattcctgaatgttcatgtcaatggccatcttaagccctaagatacaggcttcgtactcggccatattgttggtgcacaggAATCTTAGTTTggcggacaccggataatgctgaccggtttctgatactagaactgctcctattccaactcctttgatatttgctgctccatcgagaaacattctccaaccatcataggattctacaatgtcttctcctatgaaggatacctcttcgtcaggaaaatacatttccaggggttcgtattctccgtccacgagattttcagcaagatgatccaCCAATGCCTGTCCCTTGACTACTTTttgagtcacatagacaatgtcaaattcacttaacagaatctgccacttggctagcttgctagtgggcatgggcttttgaaatatgtacttcaacggatccattctggatatgaggtatgtagtgtaggcacagaaatagtgcctcagcttctaGGCTACCCAAGGCAGAGTACTACAGGTGCAttccaacagagaataccgggcctcgtatggggtgaacttcttggtgagataatagatggcatgctccttctttcccgtttcatcatgttgccccagaacacaaccgaatgctccatccaatactacaaGGTAGAGCAATAGAGGTCTTcttggctcgggcgggaccaagactggtagtgtggacaagtactccttgattctgtcgaaggctttttgATAGTTGTCAGTCCATTTGGCAGCGACGTCCTACTTCAACATCTTAAATACTGGCTCACAGATGacagtagattgtgctatgaaccgattgatgtagttaagtcttcccaagaaactcattatttccctcttgttctttggcggtggcaactcttgaatgACTTTGACCTTTGACGAATTCAGTTCTATTCCTCAACAACTCACAATAAACCctagtagttttccggcaggaaccccgaatgcacattttgcgggattcagcttcaagttgtaccttcttagtctattgaagaacttcctcaaatcttccatgtgatcagtggctttcttggacttgatgatgatgtcatctacatataccttgatctccttgtgtatcatatcatggaaaatggtagtcatggccctcatgtaggtggccccagcattctttaacccaaacgacatcatcttgtaacaatacactCACTACGGTGTAATGAAGGTCGTTTTCtaagcatcttcttcatccatccagatctgatgatacccagcaaaacaatcaacaaacgaCTGCAGCtcgtgcttggcgcagttgtcaattagaatgtgtatgtttggcaaggggaagtcatctttgggACTGGTCCGATTGAGGTCtcggtagtcaacacagactctgaccttcctgtccttctttggtactggcacgatgttggctaaccatgttggatactctactactctgagaaccttagctttgacttgcttggtgaattcttccttgattttcaaactcatgtaaggcttgaacttcctgagcttctgttttaccggtgggcatgtcggatcagttggcagcttgtgcgccacaatagatgtactcaaaccagtcatgtcatcatacgaccaggtgtatatgtcctcatattccttcagaaattttgtgcATTATTCCTTTTATGCCGGTGACAAATGAACGCTAATccgagtttctttgacattttctgcatctcccaggttaacaatctcggtctcgtccaggttggacttaagTCTGTTTTCAAAATCCtaaacctctttaacaacctcttctggtatatcatcttcctctaagtccgtttgtcgcgttgtctcattacatgtcatagtcgttggttcatcaagataagcaATAGTAATActgtaaataaagtaaatgagagaaagtaataagagtaagattcataagaaaaaatcaaaatgctttgaaaaattccataactgttttgaacattgaagatctttttgagaaattaaaaggcaaaaggaaattcaactagtaaaaatgaaaaatagtgcatgatgcttgttcagccttgctacttGGAGGCTTTCcaggctctggtggttctgatggaccaattgttgaggcgcgCTCCTCGGCTCACggcttgtatggaagggccttcctccccctcctcctcgaaaatgacacagcaATCCATGTCAtcctcttccaaaaacaaatcccTCATCGCTGCCAGGgcttcctcttcttttgaccCATATATAACATCAGCTAGCTTGAAAATCTACTCCAAGCGAGGTATCAGATGCTCTAGTGGATAATAAGGCCCGCACCATGGCGGAGACCAGTCATTGAACTCTTTCCAGGTGTACTTGTATCCCAGGCCGAAGGCGGTGCCATATTTCTTTAGTTTGacaggcttagcgattccttggaggtttttgccaagtcccttgcctggCTCATATCCgcaccagttcaatatgctttcgatTTTGTTGTCCCGCCATTTATCCTTGTgaacggcgttgactcgctcgttgtggtgataggtttctccGCCTATCTTCCTTCTCCCTCCGGTcgctgggatggtctggcgactgtatgtGGGATTGCTACCATCACTGtggatgatcacctcttggtgattccactcaaatttcactgcctgatgtagggttgatgctacagctccaacggcatgaatccatggtcgtcctaagagcaagttgtaagatgccggcaagtctattacttgaaagtcgacatcaaaccaagtaggccccatctgtaaacacaggctgatttccccaatagtggacctttagGAACCGTCGAAGGCTTTGACGTTAATGGCCCCGTCTTTGATCTCATCCAGCCCTTTCCCTAATGTTTTGAGTGTTACaagcggacaaatgttgaggctggaccctccatcgatcaggaccctggtgataaaataatcctcgcattgcacggtgatgtgcaacgccttATTTAAGGTGGATTATATATATTTCGTAAACAAAACTTGTTTATGCCGTGTAATTAACTAAATATGAACAttaagggtaataaagtttcaaatagtgtataggaatgaaaaaatctCTATTAGCAATAGTAAGATTAAAGTAAAGGAAGCAGTACGCTACACGGATAACACATAGGTTACAACCTTGACAATTAAGAAAGAAAACGGGCTTCAATTTGGGTGCTTTACTACGACAGTAATTCGTGATGGAGTTTGGGGAAAGAGATGCAGAGCATTGCTTTATCTGCTTAAAGCTTGAACAAGAAAGCAAAGTCTACgatttggaagtttttgggaTAAAAAAAACCGCAAAAGAGATTGATCGGAGGAAGTTGTACAGATTGCTTGAGGTGAAGCGTTTGGTAATTCGACATGAGTATtatgagtagtaatcttaccgcaatttgtgttttcataacttgcatgatttacacatggtttttttatatgaatatgttattgattattttaagttgttgtgggacaagtcttttactcgatatgataccgaaatagttatttgagatgattactgttgttttaaatatttttgttgtcactagatatgttttaccgttgcttgaatttactgttatctaaatgaaattatatgatttgataagaaccaaagtgccctatattgttttaaaatattttcctatgaGTATATACAGatacagagacaagtataaatgggagtagactttgaaggatcccgtagctaacggagggttcgttagacctggtgcaccttgtatttaccgattacagagtacagttatagccctcgctagtgggaaggtagaactaacATACAGTTACCGATTTTCCTTGAGTAGTGACTACCGTTACCGAGCATATTATCGAATTGTCAATTGATTTATATTACATGAAACACATGGTGAGACTGATTATTGgttattgtttctgaaaggttattcttatgatattttctgtttaatatactagcatgttttcttaCTTGTCCCCAATTAAAaatggttgtggttaagtgttattactcattaagctagcgactcactccccGCTATTTTTTTACATAGATAACAGTTGACGCGAGCAAGGATTTCGTTAATTAAATTACACGAGTTGATAGTTTCTGGTGAGCCCCGCATTTGTTCGCGTGGGAgaagaatttatttatttattatgttcTCTccttttgaactcttagagtcgctccatatttattttattagtgTCATGAGTGTTCGCTCATTATTAGACCCATGACTAGTATTAGATTCTGTTATAGTATTTTGGAGATGAAGTTAAGGTTTACCGTATTGCAAATGATTGATTAATAGTGGTGAATAACTTTTTGATTAGTTGATGAAGATTATAAGATATTTGGTCGATATAGGTTGGTTTTATTGCTGATTTTTGAGATAGGGTAAACTTTTGGATAGTCCTAAAATAGGaaaaactctgtccgattttctgtaaataCCGATGAGGCATACTTAGGGGCACTTGATCCTAAGCatcggtcatgatcctaaattgggtcgggACATTTAGAATGTGGTTATACAtctaatttaaatttttgtaCTTATATTTAGTACAATTTTACATTAGCTAAGAAAAATATGGTCATTGAAACTCTTTAATGATAGGTTTCTCAAACAGACAAATGGGAACTAACAATGGTAAATTTGGTTCTTAAAAGTACTACAAATAACGAAGGGAATATCGCTCGCTAAAAGAACTTCCAATGACTAAATTAGTTGTTGTCATTAACGGCTTTTAATGACTGGATAAAAATTTAACGAACGAAAAATCATGTCATTAAAAAGGAGGTATAATGACCGGAACTTATGTCGTCGCTAAAGGATCTTTAACGACCGCTTTGTAATCCGGTCATTATCTTTTAACGTCGGGGCTTTTATCGACCGGTGACGACCAAATTTTTTCTAGTCGTTATTAACTTATAACAACCGGATTTGGACTTTTAACGACCAGATTTCCTTTCGCTAAAGGACTATTTTCTTGTAGTGGAACAAGCTCGAagtatcaaatcacatcaaacaatatttgAATCATGAatcgtgcatcgattcaagcctaagaacttatgaacttccaaattccgaaaccaaagccgattcataccaaaaaagcttcgattgaccccaaattttgcacacaagtcataattaaccTTACGGGCCTATTTCAACTTTCGAAATCAGgattcgacccctatatcaagagagtccactcccggtcaaacttctcaaattccaccaattttcaactttcgtcaaATCACGtagaaacgacctacggacctctaaatcaacaTTTGTATGctctcctaagaccaaaatcaccatatgaagttattagaatcatcaaaactccattccggagtcttcTTCTGacaagtcaaactacggttaATTCCTACGACTTAACCTTCCATCTTAGGGACTATGTATCCCATTactctccgaaactcactcgaaacAAAAACCAAACACTCCGGTGAGTCACGTAActacaatataacatagaggaagcATAAATTAGGGGATCGGGACTAAAATATTCAAAattgaccggccgggtcgttatattaaatcatccaaatttaATGAAACGTATAGGGTTAAAGAAATtctagagaaaaaaaaaagatcaagGGGGGTAATAGGACCCCAATAAGAATATGTGTGCAATTGGTAATATGATCATAGGCCGGAGAGGATTTTATGCATtatccctataaatagaagaaaagaaaagtcaCTATGCAATTGAGAATAGAGTGAAATTGTCCCTTCTCAATTACAGTCTGTTCCGTGAAATTATTAGGTTAGATAAACGTATCAAACTATATAGTTATATTCAATTACATTCAATCCAATTACAAATTAAAGTAGCTTTCTAAACAAGCCCTTAGTTTACTTGGAGAAATTTTACAACAGATAAAGCAATAAGAATAGCTTTGACCAAGCCTAAATTAAATTCTAGAAAATGGGAGGAAGCAGCTCAACAAGGTACTACTACTTATTATTCTCGTGAAACTGCAACTAGAATAAAATTAGACGATAAGTACGGCAAACTACAATTTTATTTCGAAAAGTCTAAATCTAGAATTCAGTTCACCGCCTTATAGGGGATTTCAGATTCAAATTATACGACCTCCATAAAACCATACCATACAATGaaatcaagagaaataacacTGTGATGAGATGAAACGATGAAGGTagagaaataaaaaagagaggTCATATCCTTTCCACAAGGAAATTACTATTAAATTCACAATATATTGCGTTGTTCAGATGGATATGCTCACATATACTCTTTGAGATCAACACAAAACACGAAGCAGAACCCAACCAGATGGAAACACAGCAAAATATCCCAAAAAAATTCTCAATACTGGCTCTCACAAGGACCCTTTCCacaaaagaagttaaagacttgATGATCACCAGCACCAATTCCAAGATCAGTAAAACAGTTTGCTTCCGCTAAATTTGAAGGAGTATAATTACTAGGAATAGTCGACTGATCATGAGCAGAAGGAGAAGAGGAGCTTGTAGTCTTTTCTTGTAAAATCCCAGTTGGGTGCAGCGGAAAAAGATTCAAAGTTTCTTGATGATTAAATTGCTTTTCATTTGGGCTGAGATGTGCCATGTTGGTGCTATTTTCTTGAGAATAAGTAGCATTGATGTATACAGCAGCATCACATGTTGCTCTCCTTTTGAAACCACCTGGTCCCTGGAGGATTAGACTGGGAACTGGATACTGCTGATAAAACCCTAGATTGTTTTGTGGCGTGTAATAAGGGCTGCAAACAACTGGAAACATAATAATTAATGAGGATCACTCTATAGATTTAACGTATACGTACActgataatattaaaaaaacaaacTTAACATGTTATAGCAGGTAATTAATTAGCATTTTTCTTTGTAAAGGGGCATGATGTGTAAATACCACCTAATTCCACTTATTAAGAACAATATGTAGTTATCTTTTGGA
Above is a window of Nicotiana tabacum cultivar K326 chromosome 8, ASM71507v2, whole genome shotgun sequence DNA encoding:
- the LOC107830827 gene encoding WUSCHEL-related homeobox 4-like, which codes for MNDDNNSVEMLVSETPVGSRWNPTKEQIDLLESIYRQGIRTPSAEQIQQITLRLRAFGHIEGKNVFYWFQNHKARQRQKQKQDKFAYFNRFLHRTNVFPPPRPNVVCSPYYTPQNNLGFYQQYPVPSLILQGPGGFKRRATCDAAVYINATYSQENSTNMAHLSPNEKQFNHQETLNLFPLHPTGILQEKTTSSSSPSAHDQSTIPSNYTPSNLAEANCFTDLGIGAGDHQVFNFFCGKGPCESQY